A window from Thermodesulfobacteriota bacterium encodes these proteins:
- the mltG gene encoding endolytic transglycosylase MltG, whose protein sequence is MGSGRLKIVSIAVLISLFLGASVLLGLYYYINSVPTVSEDRVVDIPKGEGLRNISAMLEEEGIIGNGDLFTLYVIGKGWQDRLKAGEYEFKKGSTTSQVALKIAEGDVVIHKVTIPEGLTAREIAELLGRNGVLDPDGFLAAAGDREILKILPGRPITGIEGYLFPDTYTYTKGVTPEEFVRMMVSRFKKVYSSLGGLRRRVNLTDNEVIILASMIEKETGSPSERPVISAVFHNRLRLGMKLDSDPTVIYGLGDDFDGNLTKADLNTMTQYNTYLIKGLPPGPISNPGKESIIAALSPARVDYIYFVSRGDGTHYFSENYKDHQRAVSEYQK, encoded by the coding sequence ATGGGTTCCGGAAGATTAAAAATAGTATCCATAGCGGTCCTGATATCGCTCTTCCTGGGCGCGTCCGTGCTGCTCGGTCTTTACTACTACATAAACAGTGTTCCGACTGTTTCCGAAGACAGGGTCGTGGATATACCAAAGGGTGAAGGACTGAGGAATATATCGGCGATGCTTGAGGAAGAGGGAATCATCGGGAACGGCGACTTGTTCACGCTCTACGTTATCGGGAAGGGCTGGCAGGACAGGCTCAAAGCCGGTGAGTATGAGTTCAAAAAGGGCAGCACGACTTCTCAAGTCGCCCTCAAGATTGCGGAGGGCGACGTGGTCATACACAAGGTGACGATACCGGAAGGGCTCACTGCGAGGGAGATCGCGGAGCTCCTCGGGAGGAACGGCGTGCTAGACCCGGACGGGTTCCTCGCTGCTGCCGGGGACCGGGAGATCTTGAAAATTCTCCCGGGGCGTCCTATCACCGGGATCGAAGGTTATCTGTTTCCCGACACCTATACATATACCAAAGGCGTTACGCCCGAGGAATTCGTTCGGATGATGGTGAGCCGGTTCAAAAAAGTATATAGCTCGCTCGGCGGTTTGAGGCGGAGGGTGAACCTTACCGACAACGAGGTAATTATACTCGCGTCTATGATCGAGAAGGAGACGGGCTCTCCGTCCGAGAGGCCTGTTATCTCGGCCGTCTTCCATAACCGTCTCAGACTCGGCATGAAACTGGACAGTGACCCTACCGTAATCTACGGGCTCGGGGACGACTTCGACGGGAACCTGACCAAGGCGGACCTCAATACCATGACGCAGTACAATACTTATCTGATAAAGGGGCTGCCGCCCGGACCGATATCGAATCCCGGCAAGGAATCTATTATCGCGGCCCTGAGCCCGGCCCGGGTGGACTATATATATTTCGTCTCCAGGGGCGACGGGACGCACTACTTTTCAGAGAATTACAAGGACCACCAGAGAGCCGTATCCGAATACCAGAAGTAA
- the gyrA gene encoding DNA gyrase subunit A — translation MPSQILPVNIEDEMKESYLSYSMSVIIGRALPDVRDGLKPVHRRILYGMEEAGNQWNRPYKKSARIVGDVMGKYHPHGDAAIYDALVRMAQDFSMRYTLVDGQGNFGSIDGDPPAAMRYTEVRLDRIAGEMLADLEKETVDFVPNYDGGEKEPLVLPAKIPNLLLNGSSGIAVGMSTNIPPHNLSELIDAIVAQAGNSDITLDELMKHLPGPDFPTGGFITGRAPIREAYETGRGIIRIRAKARIEKQKKGDKEVIIVSEIPYQVNKVKLIERIAELVKDEKIKGISDIRDESDREGIRIVIDIKRGDNAEVVLNQLYKHTQMDTSFGIIMLALVRNQPRVLSLKETISHFIEHRKEVVTRRTQYELGKAEERLHILEGLKIALDHLDEVIALIRKSASPQDAKDGLMQKLGLSDPQAQAILDMRLQRLTALERDKILEERKELINTVKRLKEILEHEHLILGIVTDELKEIKEKYGDERRTEILESSEEISIEDLIADEDMVVTITHEGYVKTTPLSVYRSQRRGGKGRTGITTKELDFVETLFIASKHNYVLFFTNLGRCYWIKVHEIPEAGPTARGKALVNLLSLSEGEKVAAVLPVREFKENQYIIMATKNGVVKKTKLMAYSNPRAGGIIALNIREDDELIEAKLTSGQDEILLTSYFGQAIRFEEDDVRDMGRTATGVIGIRLDEGDQVVSLEVIENKEAQVLTVTEMGYGKRTLVDEYRITGRGGKGVITIKTTGKNGRVVGAFQVTNDTQIMIITTHGGKVIRMNASEISVYGRGTQGVRLIDLESDERVAAVAKVVERD, via the coding sequence ATGCCGTCTCAGATACTGCCCGTCAACATCGAAGACGAGATGAAGGAGTCATATCTCAGTTATTCGATGAGCGTGATAATCGGGCGCGCCCTTCCCGACGTGAGGGACGGGCTCAAGCCCGTGCACAGGCGGATACTATACGGGATGGAGGAGGCCGGGAACCAGTGGAACAGGCCCTATAAGAAGTCGGCGAGGATAGTCGGGGACGTGATGGGTAAATACCATCCCCACGGCGACGCCGCTATATACGACGCGCTCGTCAGGATGGCGCAGGACTTCTCCATGAGGTACACGCTCGTAGACGGTCAGGGCAACTTCGGCTCCATAGACGGCGATCCGCCTGCCGCTATGAGGTACACGGAGGTAAGGCTCGACAGGATAGCGGGCGAGATGCTCGCCGACCTCGAAAAAGAGACCGTCGACTTCGTGCCCAACTACGACGGCGGGGAGAAGGAGCCCCTCGTGCTGCCGGCTAAGATTCCTAACCTGCTGCTCAACGGCTCGTCCGGCATAGCCGTAGGCATGTCGACAAATATACCGCCTCACAACCTGAGCGAGCTGATAGACGCGATAGTGGCTCAGGCGGGTAACTCCGACATAACTCTCGACGAGCTCATGAAGCACCTGCCGGGACCGGATTTCCCCACGGGCGGCTTCATCACCGGGAGGGCGCCGATAAGGGAGGCGTACGAGACCGGCAGGGGAATTATAAGGATAAGAGCCAAGGCGAGGATCGAAAAGCAGAAGAAAGGGGATAAGGAAGTAATAATCGTGAGCGAGATACCTTATCAGGTCAATAAGGTAAAGCTCATAGAGCGCATAGCGGAGCTCGTGAAGGACGAGAAGATAAAAGGGATATCCGACATAAGGGACGAGTCCGACAGGGAAGGGATAAGGATAGTCATAGACATTAAGCGGGGCGATAACGCCGAAGTCGTATTGAACCAGCTCTACAAGCACACGCAGATGGACACTTCCTTCGGCATCATCATGCTCGCGCTCGTGAGGAACCAGCCGCGAGTGCTCTCGCTAAAGGAAACCATAAGCCACTTCATCGAGCACAGGAAAGAGGTCGTAACCAGACGCACGCAGTACGAGCTCGGGAAGGCCGAAGAGAGGCTCCATATACTGGAAGGCCTCAAGATAGCGCTCGACCACCTGGACGAGGTCATCGCCCTCATACGCAAGTCGGCGAGCCCCCAGGACGCGAAAGACGGCTTGATGCAGAAGCTGGGCCTCTCCGACCCTCAGGCCCAGGCCATACTCGACATGAGACTCCAGCGACTTACGGCTCTCGAGAGGGACAAGATACTCGAGGAGAGGAAGGAGCTCATAAACACCGTCAAGCGCTTGAAGGAAATACTCGAGCACGAGCACCTTATACTGGGCATAGTGACCGACGAATTAAAAGAGATAAAAGAGAAGTACGGGGACGAGAGGAGGACCGAGATACTCGAGAGCTCCGAGGAAATATCCATCGAAGACCTCATAGCCGACGAGGATATGGTCGTCACGATAACTCACGAAGGGTATGTTAAGACAACGCCTCTCAGCGTCTACAGGAGCCAGAGGAGGGGGGGCAAGGGGAGGACGGGCATAACGACGAAAGAGCTCGATTTCGTCGAGACCCTCTTCATAGCGTCCAAGCACAACTACGTCCTCTTTTTCACGAACCTCGGCAGGTGTTACTGGATAAAGGTCCACGAGATACCCGAAGCGGGCCCGACAGCGAGAGGGAAGGCCCTCGTCAACCTCCTTAGCCTCTCCGAAGGAGAGAAGGTGGCAGCCGTCCTGCCCGTGAGGGAATTCAAGGAAAACCAGTACATCATCATGGCCACGAAGAACGGGGTGGTTAAGAAAACGAAGCTCATGGCCTACTCCAATCCCCGCGCGGGCGGCATCATTGCGCTCAATATAAGAGAGGACGACGAGCTTATAGAAGCCAAGCTTACGAGCGGTCAGGACGAGATACTCCTCACCTCTTATTTCGGCCAGGCTATAAGGTTCGAGGAAGACGACGTGAGGGATATGGGCAGGACGGCCACGGGCGTGATAGGCATAAGGCTCGACGAGGGGGATCAGGTCGTAAGCCTGGAAGTGATCGAGAACAAGGAGGCCCAGGTCCTTACCGTAACCGAAATGGGTTACGGGAAGAGGACTCTCGTCGATGAATACAGGATTACGGGGCGCGGCGGGAAGGGTGTTATCACAATTAAGACCACGGGCAAGAACGGAAGGGTAGTGGGCGCCTTTCAGGTGACTAACGATACGCAGATAATGATAATCACGACACACGGCGGGAAGGTTATCAGGATGAACGCTTCCGAGATAAGCGTGTACGGGAGAGGGACTCAGGGCGTGAGGCTCATCGATCTCGAATCCGACGAAAGGGTAGCCGCAGTGGCGAAGGTAGTGGAAAGGGATTAG
- the mtgA gene encoding monofunctional biosynthetic peptidoglycan transglycosylase, translating into MRKFLLWIVKFIIKTVLFIILATIALVALYRYVNPPLTPLMVIGYFGEAKTIKKEWSDYKNISKYMKLAVIAAEDQKFPLHDGFDIESIKDAIDDKMSGDRLRGASTISQQTAKNVFLWPSRSWTRKGAEAYFTFLIEKIWGKKRILEVYLNVIETGKGVYGVGKAGEIYFGKSAGSLTIEESALIAAILPNPVRMSAVRPSKYVLERQRWIMGQMNNLGTGYLKKIE; encoded by the coding sequence ATGAGAAAATTTCTCCTCTGGATAGTTAAATTCATCATAAAAACGGTTCTCTTCATCATTCTCGCAACCATAGCGTTGGTTGCGCTCTACAGGTATGTCAACCCCCCTCTCACGCCTCTCATGGTCATCGGGTACTTCGGGGAAGCGAAAACAATAAAAAAGGAGTGGAGCGATTACAAGAATATATCGAAATATATGAAGCTCGCCGTGATTGCAGCAGAGGACCAGAAGTTCCCCTTGCACGACGGGTTCGATATAGAATCCATTAAAGACGCGATAGACGATAAGATGAGCGGAGACAGGTTAAGGGGTGCGAGCACAATAAGCCAGCAGACGGCGAAGAACGTATTCCTCTGGCCGTCGAGGTCATGGACAAGGAAAGGGGCAGAAGCATACTTCACGTTCCTCATCGAAAAAATATGGGGGAAGAAGAGGATATTGGAGGTGTACCTGAACGTCATAGAGACGGGGAAGGGAGTATACGGCGTAGGGAAAGCGGGCGAGATCTATTTCGGGAAATCCGCAGGGAGCCTCACGATAGAGGAATCGGCCCTCATAGCCGCCATACTCCCGAACCCCGTACGCATGTCCGCGGTAAGACCGTCGAAATATGTGCTTGAGCGGCAGCGCTGGATAATGGGCCAGATGAATAACCTGGGAACGGGGTATCTGAAGAAGATCGAATGA
- a CDS encoding PaaI family thioesterase: protein MIREIENIFLDFPGYGCFACDPRNTHGLRLRFFADDEKGDVFTRTTAEKHLQGFPGILHGGIQCALVDEVAFWTMFDKYKKIALTTKIDMEFLRPVGTASEIEVRGKVAEEDGRKIGVEVIICERGKVCTRSRVDYIIPKREVTLRVMGKDRFTEKFTKYLDD, encoded by the coding sequence ATGATCCGCGAGATTGAAAACATTTTCCTCGATTTTCCCGGCTACGGGTGCTTTGCGTGCGACCCGCGTAATACGCACGGGCTCAGGCTCAGGTTCTTCGCCGACGATGAAAAGGGGGACGTCTTTACGCGCACGACGGCGGAAAAACACCTCCAGGGATTTCCCGGGATACTCCACGGCGGCATACAGTGCGCCCTCGTAGACGAAGTCGCTTTCTGGACCATGTTCGACAAGTACAAAAAGATCGCCCTTACCACAAAAATCGATATGGAGTTCCTGAGGCCCGTAGGGACTGCGTCCGAAATCGAGGTGAGGGGGAAGGTCGCTGAAGAGGACGGGCGTAAAATCGGGGTTGAGGTGATTATCTGCGAGCGGGGGAAGGTTTGCACGAGGAGCAGGGTAGATTATATTATCCCGAAGAGAGAGGTGACGCTCAGGGTTATGGGGAAGGATAGGTTCACCGAAAAATTCACGAAATACCTGGACGACTGA
- a CDS encoding SDR family oxidoreductase, giving the protein MANETALITGASSGIGLELARLFAADDSNLVLVARREERLQALADELKSEFGVDVFIMPKDLSEKSAPREIFDTLEKEGLQIDVVVNNAGFGARGSFADLGEEAQIDMIMVNVTALTHLTRLFLPGIIERGRGGILNVGSLAGFQPGPNLAVYYATKAYVLSFTEALSEEIKNPNIKITCLAPGPVRTEFGSKSELDDSLLFKMSLMDVEPVVKAGYEGFRRGDVIVLPGIKQKLIPFLLRFTPRFLVRKIVKSLQS; this is encoded by the coding sequence ATGGCAAACGAGACAGCGCTAATAACGGGGGCGTCTTCGGGGATCGGGCTTGAGCTCGCGAGGCTTTTCGCGGCTGACGATTCGAACCTCGTGCTCGTCGCGCGGAGGGAGGAGAGGCTCCAGGCGCTTGCGGACGAGCTCAAATCCGAATTCGGCGTCGACGTCTTTATAATGCCGAAAGACCTTTCGGAAAAGAGCGCCCCGAGGGAGATCTTCGATACGCTTGAGAAAGAAGGCTTGCAGATCGACGTCGTCGTAAATAACGCGGGGTTCGGCGCACGCGGAAGCTTCGCCGACCTCGGCGAGGAAGCGCAGATAGATATGATCATGGTCAACGTGACGGCGCTCACACACCTGACGAGGCTCTTCCTTCCGGGCATAATCGAAAGGGGGCGCGGCGGAATACTCAACGTCGGCTCGCTTGCGGGTTTCCAGCCCGGGCCCAACCTCGCCGTCTACTACGCGACGAAGGCTTATGTGCTTTCGTTCACAGAGGCGCTTTCAGAAGAAATCAAAAACCCGAATATAAAGATCACCTGCCTCGCGCCTGGCCCCGTGAGGACGGAATTCGGATCTAAGTCGGAGCTCGACGACTCGCTTTTATTCAAGATGAGCCTCATGGACGTCGAGCCCGTGGTCAAAGCGGGATATGAGGGGTTTAGGAGGGGGGACGTCATAGTGCTCCCCGGGATTAAGCAGAAACTGATACCGTTCCTCCTGAGATTCACGCCACGGTTCCTCGTGAGGAAGATAGTCAAGTCTCTTCAGTCCTGA
- a CDS encoding glutathione S-transferase family protein — protein sequence MIKLYDHPLSGNCYKVRLALSQLGVEYEREYLDIFKGEQHGGAYQSLNPNKKIPVLIDDGFHMWESNAILLYLGRKYSPNRLYLDDLRGFGAMAQWLFFGKTSVDPNLAVARYFTKFTSPADRDEKRLSELRAQGNAVLKIMDDHLERNDFLAGRYSMADIACYPYISLAHEGGIELAPYASVVLWCDRIRSQAGYISMED from the coding sequence ATGATCAAACTATACGACCATCCGCTTTCCGGGAACTGCTATAAGGTCAGGCTTGCACTCAGCCAGCTCGGCGTCGAATACGAAAGAGAGTACCTAGACATATTTAAAGGCGAGCAGCACGGGGGCGCTTATCAGTCGTTAAACCCGAACAAGAAGATCCCTGTGCTCATAGACGACGGCTTCCACATGTGGGAGTCGAATGCGATACTTTTATATCTGGGGAGGAAGTACTCACCGAACAGGCTCTACCTGGATGACCTCCGGGGGTTCGGCGCCATGGCGCAGTGGCTCTTTTTCGGTAAGACCTCCGTCGATCCGAATCTCGCAGTAGCGAGGTATTTCACGAAGTTCACCAGTCCCGCGGACAGGGACGAGAAACGACTCAGCGAGCTCCGAGCGCAGGGGAACGCGGTGCTCAAGATCATGGACGACCATCTGGAGCGTAACGATTTTCTCGCCGGCAGGTATTCGATGGCTGATATAGCCTGTTATCCGTATATAAGTCTGGCCCACGAGGGAGGGATAGAGCTCGCGCCCTACGCGAGTGTCGTATTATGGTGCGACCGTATAAGGTCTCAGGCCGGATATATTTCAATGGAGGATTGA
- a CDS encoding helicase C-terminal domain-containing protein, translating to MQKELLSSRAKNLIRVSIEEASGNEVFFVGSFTEGTIIDEVRVVARGNNNSVPAVIDSAMPGEVVIHNHPSGNLTPSEHDIRMASVFGNDGIGFYIVDNTASRVYVVVEPFAEREVEPLDMDKMREFLLPEGGIARLMGDKFELRDEQLAMLGAVAGAFNGNVISLIEAGTGTGKTLSYLIPAAAWSIQNGERVVISTNTINLQEQLIDKDIPLVHEAFGGEFNYSLVKGMGNYLCLLRTETVNEGLFEIADEDEVGTISDILEWAKVTEDGSLSDLSFSPPDDVWDKVSAESDSCLRARCPYYSRCFFYKSRREIASSQLLVVNHHLLFSDLSIKGASEKSDAGILPPFRRIIFDEAHHITDAATSHFGMRATKYGIIRILRRMKRRGKGGESKGLIYYSASLAAKLMKAVRKGIVNDVLRRVEQNLSPRVDAAEDYVADAFDALYNFSILLMQEKEPESQEVSIRITESAFSREGWEDIDRKFSVLRIRLKELHEEIKSFTDFLLDYEGENDFARLIVEFRGVANKLDYYSDVIATFLSRDDDGYVRWVEGRMGRGTIVSGLGLSPLDISQPLKDRLYSRCDTVVMTSATMAVRKDFEFLKSGLGLMDETRVSELILPSPFNYGEQLLLSIPTDIPEPGTKEYSRAITPLILDAVKASRGNALILFTSYSLLDSVYRQIHEELESSGLLTLKQGALPRARLLDKFRVEDGSVLFATDSFWEGVDVPGNALRLVVITRLPFRVPTEPIIEARVEHMESMGINSFTDYSVPVAVLKFKQGFGRLIRTRSDRGVVLVLDRRIISKFYGRYFLDSLPECGQFIASSEEVIAGLERFFAE from the coding sequence GTGCAGAAGGAGCTCCTTTCGTCCCGCGCGAAAAACCTGATCAGGGTCAGTATCGAGGAAGCCTCGGGGAACGAGGTCTTTTTCGTAGGCTCGTTTACTGAAGGCACCATCATCGACGAGGTGCGCGTGGTGGCACGCGGGAACAACAATTCCGTCCCCGCCGTTATCGATTCAGCCATGCCGGGGGAGGTCGTCATTCACAACCACCCCTCGGGGAACCTCACGCCTTCCGAGCACGATATACGTATGGCCTCCGTATTCGGCAACGACGGCATCGGCTTCTACATCGTGGACAACACAGCTTCGCGCGTGTACGTGGTCGTGGAGCCCTTCGCCGAAAGGGAAGTCGAGCCCCTTGATATGGATAAGATGAGGGAATTCCTCCTTCCCGAAGGCGGCATCGCCCGGCTGATGGGCGACAAGTTCGAGTTGAGGGACGAGCAGCTCGCGATGCTCGGAGCCGTCGCCGGGGCGTTCAACGGGAACGTTATCTCTCTCATAGAAGCCGGCACCGGGACGGGAAAGACGCTTTCATACCTCATACCGGCGGCCGCGTGGTCGATCCAGAACGGCGAGAGGGTCGTTATATCGACCAACACGATAAACCTTCAGGAGCAGCTCATAGATAAAGACATCCCTCTCGTGCACGAGGCGTTCGGCGGTGAATTCAACTATTCTCTCGTCAAGGGCATGGGGAATTATCTCTGCCTCCTGCGGACGGAAACCGTGAACGAAGGGCTCTTCGAGATCGCGGACGAGGACGAGGTGGGCACCATATCGGATATCCTCGAATGGGCGAAGGTCACGGAGGACGGGTCTCTGTCGGATCTCAGCTTCAGCCCTCCCGACGACGTATGGGACAAAGTCTCGGCCGAGAGCGACAGCTGTTTGAGAGCGAGGTGCCCTTATTACTCCCGCTGTTTTTTTTATAAATCCCGGCGGGAGATCGCCTCTTCGCAGCTCCTCGTCGTCAACCATCACCTCCTCTTTTCGGACCTATCCATCAAAGGCGCCTCAGAGAAGAGCGACGCCGGCATACTCCCCCCTTTCAGGAGGATAATCTTCGACGAGGCACACCATATCACGGACGCCGCGACCTCTCACTTCGGGATGAGGGCCACCAAATACGGCATTATCAGGATTCTGAGGAGGATGAAGAGGAGAGGGAAGGGCGGGGAATCGAAGGGTCTCATATACTACAGCGCGTCCCTCGCGGCGAAGCTGATGAAAGCGGTGAGGAAGGGGATAGTGAACGACGTGTTGAGGAGGGTGGAGCAGAACCTCTCTCCGAGGGTGGACGCGGCCGAGGATTATGTCGCCGACGCCTTCGATGCGCTCTATAACTTCTCTATCTTGCTCATGCAGGAGAAGGAGCCCGAAAGCCAGGAGGTTAGCATCAGGATTACGGAATCGGCTTTTTCGCGGGAGGGATGGGAGGATATAGACAGGAAGTTCTCGGTCTTGAGGATAAGGCTCAAGGAGCTACACGAGGAGATAAAGTCATTCACCGATTTCTTGCTCGATTACGAGGGCGAGAACGATTTCGCGAGGCTCATAGTCGAGTTCAGGGGAGTCGCGAACAAGCTCGACTACTATTCGGACGTGATCGCGACATTCCTCAGCCGGGACGACGACGGCTACGTGAGGTGGGTGGAAGGCAGGATGGGACGGGGTACGATCGTGTCGGGACTCGGACTCTCTCCACTCGATATATCGCAGCCGCTGAAAGATAGGCTCTATTCTAGATGCGATACGGTCGTAATGACTTCAGCCACGATGGCGGTTAGAAAGGATTTCGAGTTCCTGAAGTCGGGGCTCGGCCTCATGGACGAAACGAGGGTATCGGAGCTCATTCTGCCGTCGCCTTTCAATTACGGCGAGCAGCTTCTGCTATCGATCCCGACCGATATCCCGGAGCCAGGCACGAAGGAATACTCACGGGCAATCACCCCGCTCATACTGGATGCGGTCAAGGCGTCGCGCGGGAACGCCCTTATCCTCTTCACTTCATATTCCCTTCTCGACAGCGTGTACAGACAGATACATGAAGAGCTGGAATCGTCGGGCCTCCTCACTCTCAAGCAGGGGGCGCTGCCGCGGGCAAGGCTTCTCGACAAGTTCAGGGTCGAGGACGGGTCGGTTCTGTTTGCGACCGACAGCTTCTGGGAAGGCGTGGACGTGCCGGGGAACGCGCTCAGGCTGGTCGTGATCACTAGGCTCCCGTTCAGGGTCCCGACCGAGCCTATAATCGAAGCCCGTGTCGAGCATATGGAGAGCATGGGCATTAATTCGTTCACCGACTACAGCGTCCCCGTGGCGGTGCTCAAATTCAAGCAGGGGTTCGGCAGGCTGATAAGGACTAGGAGCGACAGGGGCGTCGTGCTCGTGCTCGACAGAAGGATAATAAGCAAATTCTACGGCAGGTACTTCCTCGATTCACTTCCCGAATGCGGTCAGTTTATAGCGAGCTCGGAGGAAGTGATAGCGGGGCTCGAGAGGTTTTTTGCGGAATAA
- a CDS encoding DUF4256 domain-containing protein: MSNINSDKKELSPEQREELLRALKSRFEKNMNRHKSLEWAKVQTRLEANTAKLWSLNEMERTGGEPDVVGHDKKTGEYIFYDCSAESPKGRRSLCYDREALESRKEHKPENDAIDMAAAMGIELLTEEQYRELQQLGNFDAKTSSWVKTPSDIRKLGGALFCDRRYGAVFVYHNGAESYYAARGFRGSLRV, encoded by the coding sequence ATGAGCAACATTAACAGCGATAAAAAAGAGTTGTCACCGGAACAGCGTGAAGAGCTGCTCAGAGCGTTGAAATCCCGTTTTGAGAAAAACATGAACCGCCATAAAAGTCTTGAATGGGCTAAAGTACAAACAAGGCTGGAAGCTAATACTGCAAAACTGTGGTCACTCAACGAAATGGAAAGGACCGGCGGTGAACCGGATGTTGTCGGTCATGATAAAAAGACGGGCGAATACATTTTTTATGATTGTTCAGCGGAAAGTCCTAAAGGCCGGAGAAGTCTTTGTTATGACCGTGAAGCACTGGAATCGAGGAAAGAACATAAACCGGAAAATGACGCTATTGATATGGCAGCTGCCATGGGCATCGAGCTTTTAACGGAAGAACAATATCGGGAGTTGCAGCAGCTTGGAAATTTCGATGCGAAGACGTCGAGCTGGGTGAAAACACCTTCCGATATCAGAAAACTCGGCGGAGCCCTCTTTTGTGACCGCCGCTACGGCGCTGTCTTCGTGTATCACAACGGTGCAGAATCCTACT
- the proB gene encoding glutamate 5-kinase produces the protein MKRSDRKYIISGVKRAIIKIGSSVLTDKKGSLSESVFDFLAGEIARIRSRGIEVIIVSSGAIASGMKKLHLSRKPTEISMKQAIAACGQSALIWNYERAFSSFGLIVAQILITHDGLADRRRFLNARKTLTTLLGMGIIPIVNENDTVAVEEIMLGDNDNLAALVTSLVEADLLILLTDIEGLYNKDPRKNHDAEFISLIDSIGEEIESVAGDTLGSTTTGGMITKIQAARTAAAFGVPTIIANGKSETTLADIFDGRDVGTIFLPSKKSLRGRKHWIAFTLKSAGKLVLDGGAVKAITTRGKSLLPSGIKDVRGKFGVGDSVTCVDEDGVEVARGLTSYGSEEIRLIMGLSTKDVESALGYKYSDEVIHRDDLAVIEKRSRV, from the coding sequence ATGAAACGGTCTGACAGAAAATACATTATCTCCGGCGTTAAAAGGGCAATTATAAAAATCGGAAGCAGCGTCCTCACCGATAAGAAAGGGAGCCTGTCCGAAAGTGTGTTCGATTTTCTAGCCGGGGAGATTGCCAGGATCAGGTCGCGGGGTATCGAGGTCATAATCGTGTCCTCGGGGGCTATCGCGTCCGGAATGAAGAAGCTCCATCTCTCGAGGAAGCCGACCGAGATATCGATGAAGCAGGCGATCGCGGCCTGCGGTCAGAGCGCACTCATATGGAACTACGAGAGGGCGTTCTCGTCCTTCGGGCTCATCGTCGCGCAGATACTCATCACGCACGACGGGCTCGCCGACAGGAGGAGGTTTCTGAACGCGAGGAAAACCCTCACGACCTTGCTGGGAATGGGTATAATCCCGATAGTCAACGAGAACGATACCGTGGCGGTGGAAGAGATAATGCTCGGCGACAACGACAACCTCGCGGCGCTCGTTACGTCGCTCGTCGAAGCCGACCTCCTGATACTGCTTACCGATATCGAGGGGCTCTATAATAAAGACCCCCGAAAGAACCACGATGCAGAGTTCATATCCCTCATCGACAGTATAGGTGAGGAGATAGAATCAGTCGCCGGAGACACCCTCGGGAGCACCACGACGGGAGGGATGATAACGAAGATACAGGCCGCCAGAACGGCTGCCGCGTTCGGGGTGCCGACCATAATCGCGAACGGGAAATCGGAGACGACCCTCGCCGACATTTTCGACGGCCGGGACGTCGGCACCATATTCCTTCCTTCCAAGAAAAGCCTCCGCGGGAGGAAGCACTGGATCGCGTTCACGCTCAAATCGGCAGGCAAGCTCGTGCTCGACGGAGGCGCCGTAAAGGCTATCACCACGCGGGGCAAGAGCCTCCTCCCCTCGGGCATCAAAGACGTGAGGGGAAAGTTCGGCGTAGGTGATTCGGTCACCTGTGTGGATGAGGACGGGGTCGAGGTCGCGAGAGGCTTGACGTCCTACGGCTCCGAGGAGATCCGCCTGATAATGGGGCTCAGCACGAAAGACGTGGAGAGCGCTCTCGGGTATAAATACAGCGACGAAGTAATCCATCGTGACGACCTGGCAGTGATTGAGAAACGCTCTCGGGTTTGA